The Sporosarcina sp. Te-1 DNA window ATATATGCATCCATGTTATCTCCCTGTTTTAACTCGCTCACGCTCATATATCCGTAAAAATTCATCCAATATAGTTCGATGGCTTCCGACTATATTATTTGGCAGTTCATTCGGTAGAAAGTATTCGTACGCCAGAGATTCTTTTGGATCCACAACAAGCTTTCCTGTAATAGAGGTTGAATAATAAGCCGCCGTCACTACGTAGAATTCGTCTCCGTTCGCAGCTTTTATGTATTGATCAGGACCCGAATAGACATTGATGAGTGATAAATCTCCGACCGATAAACCCGTCTCCTCAAACAGTTCCCGCCTCGCCACGTCTTCAGTCGATTCACCAAGTTCCATCAAGCCTCCTGGAAGACCCCAAACCCCTTCGGGAAATTTCCGTTGTTGCATTAAAATCCGGCCTTGCCCGTCAATTGCCACAAGCACGGAGCCGACAAAAATCATAGGCCGATGCCCAACCAGTTTTCTAATTTCTTCTATGTAACCCATTTCCTTTTCATTCCTTCCTTTATGCACGCAGGGGAGATAATAATTGAATCGTGGAATGATGGTTCTCTGGCCGGATTAAAACCGGCTTCATTAAACCATTGAAACCAATCATGATTCTCTCACTGTTTATTCCTTTTAATGCTTCTAACAAATATTTTCCGTCGAAGGTCATCTGAACCGGCAATTGGCCTTCCGCCAGATGAATGTTCTGGACTTCTTCCAGTTCACCGATGGCCGTTGATTTGGATGCTATTTTCAGTTGGTCTTGTGACACGATTTCCAACTGGACATTATTATGCTTCCACTCACCTGAGAAAAGGCAAGCCCGATCGATACCCGCTCTAAATTGTTCTGTATTCAAAACGATTGTCGTGACAAATTCAGTCGGCAGCAAGGATTCCGTCTTCGGGTACATCCCCTCCAGCAAAACAGAATAAAGAATTGTGTTCTCGCATTGGAAGATGGCAAACTGACTATTATTACTTATTCGGATTAGAGCTGTTTCAGGCACCTTCAAACTGTATAGTTCCGACAACGCTCTACTTGGAACGACAAAACTCTCTGCCATAGTGGAAACTGCGGAGACTACAGACTGGGCCAAGCGATGTGAATCGGTGGCAGTGCAGATAAGCCGGTCTCTTTCCACCAGTAAATTCACCCCGGTCAAGACAGGCTTCGAATCATGTTTTGCTACAGCAAATACGGTTTGTCCAATGGCTTCCTTCAACTTGCCGAATGGCAATTCAATAGATTGCATCACGTGGAAGTCAGGAAGTTCCGGATATACTGCATCGCTAAAACCAGGCAGCTTTGTTTTAATGTCTCCCGATGCCACCGTTATTTGAGATTCCTTCAATGAGATCCGAATGGATTCAGGCAACTTCTTTATCAGTTCCGCGAAATGTTTCGCTGGAACTAGTCCACTGCCTTGTTCCAATACTTGCAAAACAGTTTCCCCTTCCGCTTGAAGAGGGATGGTCTTTTCAATAAATAATTCTGCATTGCCGCCTGTCAAAGTCACTCCGTTTTCTCCCGCTTCAATCTTTAAGCCAGTGAGAGCCGGCAAGACACTTTGTGCCGGACAAACCTTAACGACCTCAGAAACGAGGGATGCAAACAATTTTTTCTGTATGATAAAATCCATGATTTAAAGCTCCATCCTCTACTCTGTTAAATGTGGTAATGATCAATTTGGACGTTGCTCCAAACAGCAGGCCAATTTTTTTCGTTCATCCTTGTGTCAAAGACCCGCATCCGTTCTTTGGATCGACTAAAAAACGGTGTGGCAGCCACTCGGCAATTCAGCACATCCTTGAGCCCATGTGGCATGCATAACTCTAGGCTTCCTGCATCATCCAATTTGACCCCGAGGGCGGTCGCAGTTTCCGGAAATTTGGAGATCGCATCTGCCGCACAACGGTAAGGCGGAAGTTGATTCCGAAGATGCATTCGGGCTTGATTCTTTACGGACCACGGCTCATTTGGGTGGTCAAGCCGCAGCTTGTGTTCCCATTCCTTTTCGAAGCTTTCATCGACGTTAGGGGAATCGAAATAAATGACGTCAATATCCGCTAAAGGAGTCCTTTTTTCAAAACCATGCAATACATCCCAGATTTTCGAGCGAACGAAGCCTGCGCAAATCCACCAATCCGGCAGATCGATCGTCCTCACAGTCCGTAAAATGGACATCATCCATTCATCCTCTTCAATGGCTAAGAGGATATCCTCCCTAGACTGCATATGAATCACCGTCCCTCTGTTGTAATCACACTATGGATCAATTCTTGTTTTGGATAAAAACCGGCTGCCTTATATAATCTGATCGCCACTGCATTCGAAGTACTGACACAAAGCCTTATTTCATTAATTTCTTCAAATGCAAACAAACGTACCAATGCTTCTTGTAGCAGCCGGGTCCCAATCCCTTGTTTTTGAAAGGCGCTCGAAACGGCAATGTATTCAATGGATCCGCTCTGGTGTAGAGGATCTGCCTCCACGTATACATACCCCTTGATCTGTTCGTCAGCCGTAGTGAGGAGGAGGAGCTGATTGTATTCATTCAGCCTGTTGCAAATGGTTTCAGCATCATAATAAGTTTGAGGGAACGACTCGTTATGAAGTGCCTGGAAACTTGTCCAATAGGACGCTTCGTACATTTCGATATCGTCAGACACAACTGTTGAATGTTCACCTTTTTGCGCCGACAATACTACATGTCCACCTTTTACGGCACCGCCTTGCTTGGCGATGAACCTCTTTATTGTTTCATTTTGTTCCGGATAGAAAAAATGAAAATGTTTCACTTGATCCACGACGGTTTCGTATAGAACATCCCATAAAGTTCCCGCTAGCTCTAAATCCTCCTCCAACACGAACGGTCCCCATACTTCCGCACTTTGATCCGTCAAGTCAACATCGAAACCGAGTGCTCCGATAATCCGATCGGAATCATAGGCGACTTTGAAGGATTGCGACCACTTCACATCTGAAAAATCATGAAGTAGCGCATCTATGATTTCATCTGTCTTTTCCCCGCAATAGCCAACATGATAAGCTGGCCTCTTGTTTACTTCGGCCAAAAAGAAAGCCAGCTCTCTGATATTCCGGGGATTCTCAATTGTTACGCTCATTGAATTCCCCCTATTATGTACTTCGATACGAAAACAGTGTTTCCATTACTTCATAGTTCGTTATTTGTTTCAGATGCAGAGAATAAGGGCATGTGGAATCGATCTCTTTTTCAATAAAAGCCACACCTTCTTCAAATGCATTTCTCAATTGCTCATTCAGCATCCCTTCCAGTAGATCCATCCTCTCGACGTCTTCAACTCCGAGCCAGCCCAGTTCCCAACCTACTGGATCCGGTTCATACACCAAACTAAAACCGATAATGGATCCATCCAGTTCAACTACGTAGCTATATTTTTCCAGCAATCCATCAAATATGGCTGACCGCCATTTTTTGTCCGGCAATTCAGCTACCGGGTTGTCCATATGTGTCTCGGTATAGAGGCGCTTACATAATTTGACGAAACTGTTCTCAAGGGACGCCTCGCCTTTTATTTCCGATACGGTCCGAAGAAGGCCCCCGCTTCCTTTAAGCACATTTACCGGCTTAATCCGAACGATTTCCGTTTCTCGAATCAACTCAAAATCCTTTTCGTCCAATACTTTTCGCAAAACACAAAAGCGATCATCCAGCAAAAAGAATAACGGCTTTTGGTACGTTTTCTTCAGGTACTCGACAACTTCTTTAATGCTCAGAAAATCTTCGGTCTTCCACTCATATGCCAGACGGACGTAGATACAATACGGATGCCAAGCAGAGGTAAAAGTTGAAGCGAATGCAGTATTTTTCCCTTCAACTTGAAACAGAAAGTTCCCTTGATTCGACTTGCTAGCAATGCTTGCCTCCATTTCGAGATTAAGATCTTCACACCCATCGAACACTTTATTGAGCAAGGGGATGTACTGTTCCTTGCTCGGATTCAACCTTACTTCCATGGTCTTCACCTTCTATCCAGTAGCTCTTTCCATCCTCGCTTCTTCTCATCAATCCGTTATCAACGAAAAATCGACGGATGGTTGCGAAATCGTAATAGACTTGTTTAAGGATGTCATTTACTTCTTTTTCTGTATAGATCGTATCCTTTTCAAATCTTTTGATTATTTCTTGCGCAATAATATACTTTCGCTTCTCTTTACTAGGAAAAGTATCCAGCGGACCATCCAAGCCATAGCGGAAATAACTTTTTAGCACCTTTTCGCGTTCTTCAGGTGTACTTTGAAATTTTTCACTCAATACAATCAACCTTTACTCTTTTATCTTCACTTTATTAAAAACCAATTTCGTATTCTTCCCCGCCTTCATTCACCACTTTCATGGAACCATTCTTTATCTCTAGGCCGATCAAAATATAGGGATTCGTTTCATCACTTTCGGCATCTACTTCCTTGACAGTAACAATTGTTTGGTCATCGAGGACTTCTACTTCCACGGCTTCCAACTCTTTAGTAGGCGTGCCTGTAGAGACGACAACCAGATTTTTACCTTCTGTAATTGTAAACAACTTATAGCCTTTCCAATCTGTCTTTTCCGTCTGCAACATTTTTACATAGCTTCTCACGACAGGTTCCTCATCGAGATCCTTCTTATTCATCAGCCAATACCCTTTCGAACAAGCGCCAAGTATAAAAATCAAGGCGACAAGCAATACTGCAAAACCCTTTTTCACTATTTTCCCAACTCCCCAATGTTCAGACAGTTATTCGTCTTCTATTCTATTTTTCGATTGCAAGTCAAAGCTAATTCCTGAAAATGTACTTTTGTTAATTCCAGCAATCTCAACTGATTTTTTAGAATTGCCTGCTTTAGCTTATTAAAATCATCCCAAGCCTGGGAATACTCTTCGGAGGTAATAATCCTCTCTGAATGTGCTGCTTCTAGTTCATCTGCATCTTTTTCAATTAGCCTTCCTGACGGCAAGTAGATCAGATCAAGGAACAAATCGTCCATCCATGGACCATTCGTTTCGCAGTAGCCATTGACTTTACAAATATCGATATACCACTGGACAATTTGGTCCGAAGCATCGAATACCGTTGTGACAGAATACCGTTGATTGGCCGGGAAATGCTGTAACCAGCTATATCCTTCATCCACGATACAAACGGGTGTCCCACCATAAACTTTTACAAGTGGTTCCTTCACTTCATGCATTTGCAAGAGTGTTACATAGCCTTCAAAATCTGCTGTCTCGAAATATTTCTCCGCATATCCGCGCCTGAGAATCCGTTTCCAATCGTAACGGCTTCCAAATTTCCTTTTTAACAACTGTAGTTCCCCCTATTCAGGTCTGCTGTCATATGGATGCAATTGTCCAACAATCCGTCCGACTCCACCATCTTCAATCTGCCTCATAACTCCTTGAGAGATTTCCTCATGCGTCAACCATCTAGACGTGTTTTCTTCCTGAATAAATCCGAGATAGACAATTTCTCGCATACAGCTAAGGGGAATTTCAATTGTTTCGTCTTGGAAGTATCGTCGGCTCCCTTTTATATGAATCAGACGAAAAAGGGTTTTATTTTCATTGAGGAAACAGAGTCGTTCAACGAGCCGATAATTCGGCGTCCAGCTGATAATGAGATCAAACATCCCCCGTTGTTCTATTGATTCTTCAACTTTTTCTAGGAAGGATTCCTTATCATAATCTTCTTGAATAGGAAACATCCTATTTGGTGGACTCTCTTTCATTAGTTGTTCCATTTTGGCTGTAGTCCGCCCTACTACTGAAACTGCATATTTATGATTGGCTAAGTACAAGCTCACATCACGGAGCATCCCAGTTCCTCCGATTACAAGTGCATGTTTTTCATTAACCAAGGGGCTTCAGCTGCCGTTCTTCGTCAGGAACAGATCTTTTCCATCAGCAGACGCCATTAGATGATTTTTCGCCAAATAGTACGCACTGACGGAAAATAATTGGGTAATCTGTTTAGAGGAAATCATCCGTTCCATCTCGTCAAATGGATATCGCTTTACGAGAATCCGCTCTGTGTCGTCCAATTCCTGCTCGTATTTCTTCTGTGCGTCCCTTATAAGGAAGGTGATGACCTTATTTGTCTGCGTAGCGGGGTTGACCATAAATTCTCCAAGTTGGATTGGAGGCTTCTCTGACACATATCCTGTCTCTTCCCGCACTTCCCGGATGATCGCTTGTTCCCACGTTTCTCCATCTTCCATTTTTCCTGCCGGAATCTCAAGAAACAAGCCGTTTCCAGGATGTCGATACTGCTCGACCAACACGATTTCATTTTCCTGTGTTAGCACAATAGCGTTCACCCAATCCGCATATTCGTTCACATAGTAATCGTTTATGATCGTTCCATCCGCCATTTGACACGAATCATTACGCAAATTGCCAAACGGGGTCTTAAAAAGGTACTCCGAATGCATCACGTTCCATTTCATCGCTTTTCCTCTCCCATTCATTTCATGACGTGTTTCTAAATGAAGGAGCAATTGCACTTCCAGCAGGCTACGTCCATCAATGTTCCTTCTTCAATCGATAAATATGAGTAGTTTCCGATTCTGATTCGTCACATGCAAACCCATTTGCCCGATAGAATGCATCTGCCTTGGATGATTCAGTCCGAAGCGTAATCTCATCAAAATGAGGGGCGGCATGATGTAAGATCGCTTTCAAAAGTAAAGAACCCACGCCATTACGTCGGGCATCTGACAACACATAAAATCTCCGCAATCTCGCCACATGACCATTCGGATTATAAGGTGACCGATTGAGTCCTCCTACGCCTACTATGTTCCCGTCCTCATCCAAGACACAGAATAGCGCCTCACCAGGAGCTTCAAAGCGATTCGAGCCATCCATATACTCTTGAACCAGCCTAGATAAAAATCGATATCCCTCTTTTTCGCTTTCTTGTCGTAAACGCTCGATATCAGCTTCGTCTAGTTCTCGCAACCGTTCAACTGTATAGTTCATGCGCAACCAACCTTCCCCTCTTTTTTGCCTGCTGTCTTATTATTCGATACGTGACCAGTCAATTCCTTTTATTTTCCGGTTTCTATTCGATCATACAGCGAATCATCCTAAGAACCTTAGAACAAAAGCAACAATTTCCCATTACTCCCATAATACTTTATACCCGATTATAAAGTCTTGAATTCTATTTATTAAACTCTAAAAAATACTCCTTTAGACCCGATAACTACAACATACCATTAACAACTAAAGGAGCTGTCCTCATGAAAAAGAATGGAAAATTCCAGCGTAATCTTATTATCATGCTCGTTTTGACAGTTGCAGCAATGGTCATCATCATTTCATTGCTAAATTACAACAGGAGCCAATCTGCGCTAAAAAGCCATCAGGAAACAACTGAATTACTAGTAGAAAGGAATTTACTGGACGTAATAGAAGGCTCTGAAGTAGCTTATAGCATTGTAGAGGATTCATTAGCGAAGACAATGGAGGAGTATTCTAACGTATTGTTGTCCGAGTATGGAACAAATTCTGATGTCACTACTTGGGACTTGGAAAGTTATAAGGAGGCTTTTGGCGGTTTCGATGTATACTTGATCAACAATCAATTTGTGCTGGAACGGTCCACTGTCAAAGCAGAAGAAGGATTGAACTTCAATGACATTGGTTTAGGGACATTCATGGAGAATATCATGGATCGCGGAACTTTCTCATCCTATCCGCTTGAAGTAAGCAACGCGACAAAACAATTAACGAAATTTAGTTATACGCCCACTCCTGACAAGAAATATATAATTGAGTTAAGTGCCACAGCAAAACGCTTTGAAGAATCTTTAAAAAGTATGGATTTAGCTTTGTTGACCGACAATCTAAAAAAGGGTAACGACTACATTGACGACATAGGGATTTTCACACTAAAGAGTGACAGAACTCCAGAGTTTGCCTTAAACAAGAAAAATGAGGCAGGCGAGATGGAGCTCTTCCCCGAGGAACTTTTAGAAAATGCAAAACAAGCCATTGATCAAAATAAAATTATCGAAATCCATAAAAATGGTAAGCTACTTAAATTTATTCCAAAATTATCGGAGTCGACGGATGAAGCAGCGTTCAAGAGTTCACGTCTTATGCTAATTACATACGACGAAACGTATTTTGACAAAGCTCTTG harbors:
- a CDS encoding N-acetyltransferase; this translates as MSVTIENPRNIRELAFFLAEVNKRPAYHVGYCGEKTDEIIDALLHDFSDVKWSQSFKVAYDSDRIIGALGFDVDLTDQSAEVWGPFVLEEDLELAGTLWDVLYETVVDQVKHFHFFYPEQNETIKRFIAKQGGAVKGGHVVLSAQKGEHSTVVSDDIEMYEASYWTSFQALHNESFPQTYYDAETICNRLNEYNQLLLLTTADEQIKGYVYVEADPLHQSGSIEYIAVSSAFQKQGIGTRLLQEALVRLFAFEEINEIRLCVSTSNAVAIRLYKAAGFYPKQELIHSVITTEGR
- the dnaN gene encoding DNA polymerase III subunit beta, which encodes MDFIIQKKLFASLVSEVVKVCPAQSVLPALTGLKIEAGENGVTLTGGNAELFIEKTIPLQAEGETVLQVLEQGSGLVPAKHFAELIKKLPESIRISLKESQITVASGDIKTKLPGFSDAVYPELPDFHVMQSIELPFGKLKEAIGQTVFAVAKHDSKPVLTGVNLLVERDRLICTATDSHRLAQSVVSAVSTMAESFVVPSRALSELYSLKVPETALIRISNNSQFAIFQCENTILYSVLLEGMYPKTESLLPTEFVTTIVLNTEQFRAGIDRACLFSGEWKHNNVQLEIVSQDQLKIASKSTAIGELEEVQNIHLAEGQLPVQMTFDGKYLLEALKGINSERIMIGFNGLMKPVLIRPENHHSTIQLLSPLRA
- a CDS encoding NUDIX hydrolase encodes the protein MKWNVMHSEYLFKTPFGNLRNDSCQMADGTIINDYYVNEYADWVNAIVLTQENEIVLVEQYRHPGNGLFLEIPAGKMEDGETWEQAIIREVREETGYVSEKPPIQLGEFMVNPATQTNKVITFLIRDAQKKYEQELDDTERILVKRYPFDEMERMISSKQITQLFSVSAYYLAKNHLMASADGKDLFLTKNGS
- a CDS encoding DUF402 domain-containing protein, translating into MLKRKFGSRYDWKRILRRGYAEKYFETADFEGYVTLLQMHEVKEPLVKVYGGTPVCIVDEGYSWLQHFPANQRYSVTTVFDASDQIVQWYIDICKVNGYCETNGPWMDDLFLDLIYLPSGRLIEKDADELEAAHSERIITSEEYSQAWDDFNKLKQAILKNQLRLLELTKVHFQELALTCNRKIE
- a CDS encoding NUDIX hydrolase, whose protein sequence is MGYIEEIRKLVGHRPMIFVGSVLVAIDGQGRILMQQRKFPEGVWGLPGGLMELGESTEDVARRELFEETGLSVGDLSLINVYSGPDQYIKAANGDEFYVVTAAYYSTSITGKLVVDPKESLAYEYFLPNELPNNIVGSHRTILDEFLRIYERERVKTGR
- a CDS encoding GNAT family N-acetyltransferase, whose product is MNYTVERLRELDEADIERLRQESEKEGYRFLSRLVQEYMDGSNRFEAPGEALFCVLDEDGNIVGVGGLNRSPYNPNGHVARLRRFYVLSDARRNGVGSLLLKAILHHAAPHFDEITLRTESSKADAFYRANGFACDESESETTHIYRLKKEH
- a CDS encoding DUF2087 domain-containing protein produces the protein MSEKFQSTPEEREKVLKSYFRYGLDGPLDTFPSKEKRKYIIAQEIIKRFEKDTIYTEKEVNDILKQVYYDFATIRRFFVDNGLMRRSEDGKSYWIEGEDHGSKVESEQGTVHPLAQ
- a CDS encoding nucleotidyltransferase family protein, giving the protein MQSREDILLAIEEDEWMMSILRTVRTIDLPDWWICAGFVRSKIWDVLHGFEKRTPLADIDVIYFDSPNVDESFEKEWEHKLRLDHPNEPWSVKNQARMHLRNQLPPYRCAADAISKFPETATALGVKLDDAGSLELCMPHGLKDVLNCRVAATPFFSRSKERMRVFDTRMNEKNWPAVWSNVQIDHYHI